The following coding sequences lie in one Arachis ipaensis cultivar K30076 chromosome B03, Araip1.1, whole genome shotgun sequence genomic window:
- the LOC110269509 gene encoding uncharacterized protein LOC110269509: protein MAELTSTPSTSKNANLSCFQPTVCMYEWWLVKAKHGFEGKQLAIGGIASKREEVVRVFTSAPIAKRHGLFSLETTDGVYIIIRGFIDEQRTIGNGFPPEVCSHYSLVYSLSTSLHD, encoded by the exons ATGGCTGAACTTACTTCAACTCCATCCACCTCTAAAAACGCCAATTTATCTTGTTTCCAACCAACG GTTTGCATGTATGAATGGTGGCTGGTTAAAGCTAAACATGGATTCGAAGGAAAGCAGTTAGCCATTGGAGGCATTGCATCAAAAAG GGAAGAAGTAGTGCGTGTCTTCACCAGTGCGCCCATTGCAAAACGGCATGGTCTGTTCTCTCTTGAGACCACAGATGGGGTTTATATTATCATAAGGGGTTTCATTGATGAGCAGCGCACCATTGGTAATGGTTTCCCTCCTGAGGTTTGTAGCCATTACTCATTGGTGTATTCTCTCTCTACTTCTCTACATGATTAA
- the LOC107630859 gene encoding uncharacterized protein LOC107630859: MAELTSTPSNSKNANLSCFQPTVCLYEWWLVKAKHGFEGKQLAIGGIASKREEVVRVFTSAPIAKRHDLFSLETTDGVYIIIRGFIDEQRTIDNGFPPEVFSHFLFGFPQNWESYAADLIRDESTIGTDLGSAVPKNVSSIDPEIFSAAQEKSILSSSKPLKEAFGAHGKPHAEGEWYDSNATCGVNAAQGSGSIRRVTRYYNRKVCQQKQAASGITLKHPEELNSPVTPAQLQSLEKVTTEKVNTPSEHLDESSTSRVSRTLFENEEGCSRRKKATSEKGQITCERKMARSATATKYPRKRGLSPSIIGEKEKISSVSALSSFKKSRSGRLLLPPLEFWRNQIPIYNADHEVTEIQGGASVVQ, encoded by the exons ATGGCTGAGCTTACTTCAACTCCATCCAATTCTAAAAACGCCAATTTATCTTGTTTCCAACCAACG GTTTGCTTGTATGAATGGTGGCTGGTTAAAGCTAAACATGGATTCGAAGGAAAGCAGTTAGCCATTGGAGGCATTGCATCAAAAAG GGAAGAAGTAGTGCGTGTCTTCACCAGTGCTCCCATTGCGAAACGGCATGATCTGTTCTCTCTTGAGACCACAGATGGGGTTTATATTATCATAAGGGGTTTCATTGACGAGCAGCGCACCATTGATAATGGTTTCCCTCCTGAG GTTTTCAGTCATTTCTTATTTGGTTTTCCTCAAAACTGGGAAAGCTATGCAGCAGATTTGATTAGGGATGAATCAACTATTGGCACTGATTTGGGTAGTGCTGTTCCTAAAAATGTATCATCAATTGATCCTGAGATCTTCTCTGCTG CTCAAGAAAAATCTATCCTGTCTTCTTCGAAACCTTTAAAGGAAGCATTTGGAGCTCATGGGAAGCCACATGCTGAAGGTGAATGGTATGATTCTAACGCTACATGTGGGGTTAATGCTGCTCAAGGTAGTGGCAGCATTAGACGTGTTACCAGGTATTATAACAGGAAAGTCTGTCAGCAGAAGCAGGCTGCTTCTGGAATTACTCTGAAACATCCCGAGGAACTGAACAGTCCAGTGACACCAGCTCAGTTGCAATCTCTGGAAAAAGTAACTACAGAAAAAGTAAATACACCATCTGAGCATCTCGATGAAAGCTCTACATCTAGAGTTTCTAGAACTTTATTTGAAAATGAAGAAGGCTGTTCTAGGAGAAAGAAAGCTACAAGTGAAAAAGGTCAGATCACGTGTGAAAGAAAAATGGCTAGATCTGCCACTGCAACCAAATATCCACGAAAAAGGGGTTTAAGCCCCTCGATCATTGGTGAGAAAGAGAAGATATCCTCAGTGTCTGCTCTATCAAGTTTCAAAAAGTCCAGATCAG GAAGGTTGCTTCTACCACCATTAGAGTTTTGGCGTAACCAGATACCGATTTACAATGCG GACCATGAGGTTACAGAAATTCAGGGAGGTGCATCTGTGGTTCAATAG